The following are from one region of the Lepeophtheirus salmonis chromosome 8, UVic_Lsal_1.4, whole genome shotgun sequence genome:
- the LOC121123471 gene encoding LOW QUALITY PROTEIN: protein argonaute-2-like (The sequence of the model RefSeq protein was modified relative to this genomic sequence to represent the inferred CDS: deleted 2 bases in 2 codons): protein MGKNKRKGKGSNTQQQDGASGSGQRPPQQQQLTSLLDIPTLGGAPQQQAQRPQQQQQQAQRPQQQQQQAQRPQQQQQQAQRPQQQQQQAQRPQQQQQQAQRPQQQQQQAQRPQQQQQQAQRPQQQQQQAQRTSKASAAATTGSKASAAATTGSKASAAATTGSKASAAATTGSKASAAATTGSKASAAATTGNTKAQPQQQQAQRPQQQQQQAQRPQQQQQQAQRPQQQQQQAQRPQQQQQQAQKPDPPDFPTLEGASQSQAQRPPKDQSNKKKVEKPVQKEISQSHSEQSQSSETLSNVSSSEKDSSKLIAKFSSCSIGNTRAQYNIPRAASIKEKMTKLGTLGRKIKVRANHYELKLQVPEVHQYQVSYKLPWKRDLRKTDSPLLFDVIEKTKRAIKVSPASIVFDGQYSMYSIHKLPPNFVTKVSVREIPEDAREVEFEVTIKHVDTIDISDSLKDYLSPSSSRSKCEMIAKSAQVLNVILGMSAQLSFTTIGRSIYNPKVKGCVHDIESSGKSLWQGTFVSVRFAWKPFLNVDMANKPGYSECPIEEFASKCCTMRGRLPRPDEVFRDYRSLKTVEDELKGLKVRFKRPDNSLRDYRFNKFVKSANEEKVEIDGKKMKIVDYYQSQYNYKLRYPNWPCLHVGNPKATIYLPPELCILKTQACPNSKKLSDVETANMIRKTAVAPMDRKKNYKTNLKSLNDFFSKDKYANEFGISMSKDMTLINARVLEPPKLEYNGGKTIGPRDGKWNAASLAFQSGKALRNWALLDTIPLRPNDSENFVNALYQHGKTCGLEIDFPKNFTARGRDLNDVVKQFKLAYQELSKGSEKPQLIMIFMDNRGPMYAALKELGDVELYIPTQFILKKNVMPHFKTGVLSPQTIHNICLKLNSKLGGTNQILPKSVRPQIMCRPVMMVGADVTHPSPDQRNKPSIAAVVASYDPNASLYNVQVRVQVSRKNNAVCEVIIEMEDIMKKLLMEFYRKTASRKPEKIVFFRDGVSEGQFQDVLDKEMSAIRRACLSIDANYKPGVTFLVAQKRHKTRLFPENPNDGVGKMRNIPPGTVVDTDIVHPTEYDFFLASHEGIQGTTKPTHYHLLWDDNNLSMDLLQTLTYYLCHLYSRCERSVSYPAPTYYAHLAAFRARHHHNRLIDMNLSEDPKMLEKIQGMQLTNYFV, encoded by the exons atgggaaaaaataaaagaa AGGGAAAAGGATCCAATACTCAGCAACAGGATGGAGCATCAGGATCTGGGCAAAGGCCTCCTCAACAACAACAGCTTACAAGCCTCCTGGATATCCCCACTCTCGGAGGAGCCCCTCAACAACAGGCTCAAAGGCCTCAACAGCAGCAACAACAGGCTCAAAGGCCTCAGCAGCAGCAACAACAGGCTCAAAGGCCTCAGCAGCAGCAACAACAGGCTCAAAGGCCTCAGCAGCAGCAACAACAGGCTCAAAGGCCTCAGCAGCAGCAACAACAGGCTCAAAGGCCTCAGCAGCAGCAACAACAGGCTCAAAGGCCTCAGCAGCAGCAACAACAGGCTCAAAGGCCTCAGCAGCAGCAACAACAGGCTCAAAGGACCTCAAAGGCCTCAGCAGCAGCAACAACAGGCTCAAAGGCCTCAGCAGCAGCAACAACAGGCTCAAAGGCCTCAGCAGCAGCAACAACAGGCTCAAAGGCCTCAGCAGCAGCAACAACAGGCTCAAAGGCCTCAGCAGCAGCAACAACAGGCTCAAAGGCCTCAGCAGCAGCAACAACAGGCAAC ACAAAGGCTCAGCCTCAGCAACAACAGGCTCAAAGGCCTCAGCAGCAGCAACAACAGGCTCAAAGGCCTCAGCAGCAACAACAACAGGCTCAAAGGCCTCAGCAGCAGCAACAACAGGCTCAAAGGCCTCAGCAGCAACAACAACAGGCTCAAAAACCTGACCCCCCAGACTTCCCAACCCTTGAAGGAGCCTCCCAAAGCCAGGCACAAAGACCTCCTAAagatcaaagtaataaaaaaaaggtcgaAAAGCCTGTTCAAAAAGAGATCTCACAAAGTCATAGTGAACAATCACAATCCTCGGAGACTTTGTCCAATGTTTCTTCTTCTGAGAAGGATTCTTCTAAACTGATAGCAAAATTTTCTTCTTGTAGTATAGGAAATACAAGAGCGCAGTATAATATTCCACGTGCCGcttccattaaagaaaaaatgactaaattagGTACCCTTGGTAGGAAAATTAAAGTCAGGGCAAATCACTACGAATTAAAGCTACAAGTTCCGGAAGTTCACCAATATCAAGTATCATATAAATTGCCATGGAAAAGGGATTTGAGAAAAACGGATAGTCCTCTTTTATTTGATGTCATTGAAAAAACGAAGCGTGCAATCAAAGTTTCTCCGGCTTCTATTGTTTTTGATGGTCAATATTCCATGTATTCCATTCATAAGTTACCTCCAAACTTTGTAACTAAAGTTTCTGTACGTGAAATACCTGAAGATGCTAGGGAGGTTGAATTTGAAGTAACGATAAAACATGTTGATACTATTGATATATCTGATAGCTTAAAAGATTATCTGTCTCCGTCTTCAAGCAGATCAAAATGTGAAATGATAGCTAAAAGTGCTCaagtattaaatgtaatattag GCATGAGTGCACAACTTAGTTTTACAACAATTGGAAGGAGTATTTACAATCCTAAAGTTAAAGGATGCGTCCATGATATTGAAAGCTCCGGAAAATCTCTCTGGCAAGGTACATTTGTTTCTGTACGTTTTGCATGGAAGCCATTTTTAAATGTGGATATGGCTAATAAACCTGGTTACTCGGAATGTCCTATAGAAGAATTTGCATCCAAATGTTGTACTATGAGAGGTCGGCTTCCTAGACCTGATGAAGTATTTCGCGACTATCGGAGTCTTAAAACGGTTGAAGATGAGTTGAAAG GGCTTAAAGTCCGTTTCAAGAGACCAGACAATAGTCTAAGAGACTATCGGTTTAATAAGTTTGTTAAATCAGCTAATGAGGAGAAAGTCGAAATCGatggtaaaaaaatgaagatagtTGACTATTACCAATCACAGTATAACTATAAGTTAAGATACCCGAATTGGCCATGTTTGCATGTAGGTAACCCAAAGGCAACAATTTACCTGCCTCCAGAGCTTTGCATACTTAAAACACAAGCTTGTCCTAACTCAAAAAAACTTTCTGACGTCGAGACAGCCAATATGATTCGAAAAACGGCTGTAGCCCCCatggacagaaaaaaaaattataag actAATTTGAAGAGTCTGAATGATTTCTTTAGTAAAGATAAATATGCAAATGAATTTGGAATATCAATGTCGAAAGATATGACATTGATCAATGCAAGGGTATTAGAACCACCCAAATTAGAGTATAACGGTGGAAAAACTATTGGGCCGCGAGACGGAAAATGGAATGCAGCAAGTTTGGCGTTTCAATCTGGAAAGGCTCTTCGTAATTGGGCATTATTAGATACTATTCCTTTAAGACCCAATGACAGTGAAAATTTTGTGAATGCTTTGTATCAGCATGGTAAAACATGTGGTTTGGAAATcgattttcctaaaaattttacgGCCAGAGGTAGAGATTTGAATGACGTTGTCAAGCAATTCAAACTGGCCTATCAAGAATTATCTAAAGGAAGCGAA AAACCACAGCTTATTATGATCTTTATGGATAATAGGGGTCCAATGTATGCGGCCCTCAAAGAACTTGGTGATGTTGAGCTGTACATTCCTACAcaatttattctaaagaaaaatgttaTGCCTCATTTCAAGACAGGAGTGTTATCACCACAGACCATCCACAATATATGCTTGAAGCTGAATTCTAAGCTTGGTGgaacaaatcaaatattacctAAGTCAGTTCGCCCTCAAATCATGTGTCGACCTGTTATGATGGTAGGTGCGGATGTAACTCACCCTTCTCCTGATCAGAGAAACAAGCCTAGTATTGCTGCAGTTGTGGCTTCTTATGATCCCAATGCATCCTTGTATAATGTTCAA gTGCGAGTTCAAGTAtccagaaaaaataatgctGTTTGTGAAGTTATTATTGAAATGGAAGACATcatgaaaaaattactcatgGAGTTCTATAGGAAAACTGCCTCTAGGAAGCCcgagaaaatagttttttttagagatgGAGTAAGTGAAGGACAATTTCAGGATGTGCTTGATAAGGAAATGTCTGCTATTAGAAGAGCTTGCCTATCTATTGACGCAAATTATAAGCCTGGAGTTACATTTTTAGTTGCACAAAAACGTCATAAGACCAGACTGTTTCCTGAAAATCCAAATGATGGTGTTGGTAAAATGAGAAATATTCCCCCCGGGACTGTAGTTGACACAGATATTGTTCATCCAactgaatatgattttttccttGCATCTCATGAAGGAATTCaa